A genomic window from Anthocerotibacter panamensis C109 includes:
- a CDS encoding glycosyltransferase family 4 protein, translating into MKFGMVTTFYPPYNFGGDGIFVYRLVRALAEQGHEVHVVYHPTAFTALGGTPGKDYPTPENVTLHPLPDQGTLDLLLTHQLGRPALQHHYLQTLLAELACDILHFHNISLLGGPGVLAYGGGIKLCTLHDHWFVCAMHVLWRFDQEACSERTCLRCTLAGGRPPQFWRYTQAVAQAAQSVDAFITGSDFARTSHRNNGFPAPIHTLPHFIPDPGEPVASYHHPRPYFLFVGRLEKLKGAHVLLEHFRCWTGADLLIAGTGSYEGELREMASSQVHFLGSQTAAALARLYRGAVATVIPSLCYETFGLVALESFAQKTPVVVHDLGALPEVAQTGGLTYRTPGELGAHLETLVTRPQYRQQLGEAGYQSYRQHYTEAAHLERYFALISTLKEAVGWQQH; encoded by the coding sequence GTGAAATTCGGCATGGTCACGACGTTTTATCCGCCCTACAACTTTGGCGGAGATGGAATTTTTGTCTATCGACTGGTCCGGGCTCTGGCAGAGCAGGGGCATGAAGTCCATGTGGTCTACCATCCCACAGCCTTCACCGCCCTGGGGGGCACGCCTGGAAAAGACTACCCAACGCCCGAGAACGTGACCCTCCATCCACTCCCCGACCAGGGAACGCTCGACTTGCTCCTGACCCACCAACTGGGCCGACCGGCACTTCAGCACCACTATCTGCAAACTTTATTGGCAGAACTGGCCTGCGATATCCTCCACTTTCACAATATTTCGCTGTTGGGGGGTCCGGGCGTTTTGGCCTATGGCGGGGGAATCAAGCTGTGCACCCTCCATGACCACTGGTTCGTCTGTGCGATGCATGTGCTGTGGCGCTTTGACCAGGAAGCTTGCTCCGAGCGGACCTGCTTGCGCTGCACGCTAGCGGGGGGCCGTCCGCCCCAGTTTTGGCGCTACACTCAGGCGGTAGCTCAAGCCGCACAGTCCGTGGACGCCTTTATCACCGGCAGTGACTTTGCCCGCACCAGCCACCGCAACAACGGCTTCCCCGCCCCAATTCACACCCTACCCCACTTCATTCCCGACCCCGGCGAACCCGTAGCCTCTTACCACCATCCGCGCCCCTACTTCCTCTTTGTCGGACGACTGGAGAAGCTCAAGGGAGCGCACGTGCTCCTCGAACACTTCCGTTGCTGGACGGGGGCTGACTTGCTCATCGCGGGCACCGGCAGTTATGAGGGGGAATTGCGGGAGATGGCCTCTTCTCAGGTGCACTTCCTGGGAAGCCAGACCGCTGCGGCTTTGGCACGGCTCTATCGCGGGGCGGTGGCGACGGTGATCCCCTCGCTGTGCTATGAAACTTTTGGTCTGGTCGCTCTGGAGAGCTTTGCCCAAAAGACCCCGGTGGTGGTTCATGACCTGGGAGCCCTGCCCGAAGTGGCCCAGACGGGTGGTCTGACCTATCGCACCCCAGGTGAATTGGGGGCACACTTAGAGACCCTCGTGACCCGACCCCAGTACCGGCAGCAGCTAGGGGAAGCGGGGTATCAGAGCTACCGACAGCACTACACCGAAGCCGCCCATCTGGAGCGGTATTTCGCCTTGATCAGTACCCTAAAGGAGGCGGTTGGATGGCAGCAGCATTAG